Genomic window (Gemmatimonadota bacterium):
CGCAACACCTTTGCCGGGATCTCGCGGCGCTTTGAGCAGGCGGCAGGTCTGGCGGCCAAGCTGGTGACGCGTGACACCGACGCCTGGACCTTTGAGGCCGGTCTCGCGATGAATCAGCAGCGAGCGACCGACGGCACGACCCTCAATTTTGCTTCGCTGCGTTCGGGCACGCTCTGGAAGCACCACTTCTCCAAGGCGTCGTACTTCACGCAGGGGGTTGAGTTCCTGCCCTCGTTCAAGAACTCCGACGACTACCGCGTGAATACCGAGACGGCCTTTGTCGCCCCGATCTCCACGCACGTGTCGATGAAGGCGGGGTACGTCATCCGGTACGACAACCTCCCGGAAACCGGCCGCCAGTCGAGCGACCGCATCTTCACAACGGGGCTGCAGTTCAACTGGTAAGCTGGTTGGGGCGGGGCGCAGGACGGGGACAGGGAGCCGCTGGCTCGCTGTCCCCGTTTCACGTACCACCCCGCCCGTAAGTGGCTAGAGCCGCGGGGTATCCCGCAACTCCACCGCACCCTGGGCGGCCCTGTCCCGCAGCTTGAGGTTGACCATCTCCACCGCGAACGAGAAGGCCATCGCGAAGTACGTGTAGCCCTTCGGGATGTGCTGACCCAGCCCCTCGGCCACCAGGTTCGTGCCGATGAGCACGAGAAAGGCCAGCGCCAGGATCTTCACCGTCGGGTGGTCGTCGACAAAAGCCGAGATCGGCCCGGCCGCACGCAGCATGACCCCGAGCGCAATCACGTTGGCGGCCACCATGATCTGGACCTCCTTGACCATCCCGACGGCGGTGATCACCGAGTCGAGCGAAAACACGATGTCCACGACCATGATCTGGAGCACAACGGCCGTGAGTGACTGCGCGACCTTGCCGGTGGTGTGCTCAGCCGTCTGCCCTTCCAGCTTGTCATGGATCTCGTAGGTCGCCTTGGCGATCAGGAAGAGGCCACCCAGGAGCAGGATGATCGCCCGCCCGCTGAAGTCAATGCTCCCGACGCTGAACAACGGGCGGGTGAGGCGCACGATCCAGGCGATGGAGAGCAGCAGCAGGAGTCGGGTAACGAACGCCCCCATCAGCCCGAGCTTGCGCGCCCTGGGCTGGTCCTCCTTTGGAAGCTTGCCGGACAGGATCGAGATGAAGATGATGTTGTCGATCCCGAGGACGATCTCGAGGACAGTCAACGTCAGCAAGCCAATCCAGGCACTTGGGTCGGACAGCCAAGCCATGCGGCAGGGGGGTGAAGGCGAGCCGCAATCTACTGGGTCCGGGCCGCTCAGCGTTGCCTCCACGGCACTGGGTCATACCTTCCCGCGCATGACATCCTCCGTGAACCCAATGGCCGCCGCGGGCCTCGCTCCCGACGACGCCACCCGCGACCTCGGTTTCGGCCAGGTCGTTGCCCAGGAGAGTCGTCGACGCCTCGTCAACCGGGACGGCACGTTCAACGTGGTGCGCCACGGCTTGAGCGCGCTGACCTCACTCAGCGCGTATCACTGGCTCGTGACGATGACCTGGACGCGTTTCGTGGCGCTCCTGGCAGCCAGCATGCTGGTGTGGAATGGCCTGTTTGCCGCACTCTTCATCGCGTGCGGACCTGGCGCGCTCGTCGTCCCGGATGGCGCTGGGGTCGATCACCGGTGGTTGGCCGCGTACTTCTTCTCCGTCCAAACCTTTGCGACCATCGGCTACGGGCAGATCGCGCCGGCCGGCGTCGCGCCGAACGTGGTGGTCGTCGTCGAGTCCTTCATGAGTGTCGTCTTCATCACGCTCGTGACGGGCATCGTCTTTGCGCGGTTCTCGAGGCCGACCGCCAGGGTGAAGTTCAGCGAACGCGCCGTCGTCGCGCCGTACCACGGGGGGCGAGCGTTCATGTTTCGGCTGGTCAACGTGCGCCGCTCCCAGTTGTTCGAGCTGCAAGCCAAGGTGTCGTGTGCCTATTGGGCGGAGGAGGGCGGGCGCCGCTCCCGACGTTTTGCGAGCCTGGAGCTCGAGCGCCCGACAGTCAACTTCCTGCCGCTCTCCTGGACGGTCGTCCACCCGTTCGACGCAAGCAGCCCGTTCCATGGCCTGTCCGAGACGGAGTTCCGCGCCCTCGAACCGGAGTTCCTGGTGCTCCTCTCGGGGGTCGATGAGACGTGGGAGCAGGTGGTGCACGCGCGGTCCTCGTACGCCCTCAGCGAAGTGACCTGGGGGGCGAGGTTCGCCGACATTTACGACCGACGTGACCCTGGCCAACTGGCCATCGACGTCCGCCAGTTGTCGAGCCTTGAGCGCGTCGCACTGTAAGCGGCGTTAGGCGCCTAGGGGGTGAGGTCGGTCGAGTAGGTGTTGAGGAACTCGAGGAAGCGGGATACTTCCGTGATGTCGCGGCCCGTGAAGCGGATGGTATGGGCGTCGATGCGCTGGATGCCCGGGAGGTAGGCGACGATCTCTGCGGCGCGGTAGTGCTTGAAGCTCACGTCCGCGTTGACCTGGCCTCGGAGCTGGTAGGGACGAAAGGAGGCACGTCGCTCCACGCCAGCCTTCGCGCGAGCGCGGATCAACTCCTGTCCCGCCTTGGGGGTCATCGTCTCCGCCGAGTGAAACGAGATCGCGCGTTTCACCTGGGCACCCTCAATGGGCCCCGTGAACTTGCGGACCTCGTCAATGGCGGCGTCGTCGCCGGAAATCATGACGACCGGCACCCCGAAGTGTCCGGCAATTGCAGCGTTGATCCCGCCCTCCGGTGCCTGCGTGCCGTTGAGGGCCACCCCGGTCAGGGTGGCGCTCGACATGGTGTGCGCACGGACGCCAGCGACGTTGGAGGTCCCCGAGTGGTATCCGATAAACAGGACGGCGCCAAACGTCGAGTCGATCCCCTCCATCATCATCAGGGGGCGTGGCCACGATCGCACGATGCGAACGTCGACGGGCAACTGTTCGATCAACAGGTTCTGGCCGTTGCCGTGCGAGTCGCTCACCAGGATTTCCGTGGCACCGGCGTCCCTCGCGCCCAGGATCGCGGCGTTCACCTCATCGGTCATGAACTGGCGAGCGCGCTGATACTCGAAGCCGGTCGGCCCGAGTTGCTCGTTGGTCACGACGCCCGTGATGCCCTCCATATCTGCGGAGATGTAGACCTTGAGGCGGCGGGGCGCCTGTGCGGCGGCCGGCAGGGCCGCGAGGCCGAGGCAGGGGACGAGGGCGAGCAGGGACAGGCGCATGGCGGAATCACCGGACAGGATGCGGAAAGGTGGCGTCGCGCGCGCTACGTTGCGAGGAGCGCTCCGTCCTGGGGGCCTCAGGGACGGTGCGCCTCGTGCCCCGCCGTGGAGTCGCGCATCGGCATGGTCGCTTCGATCCGCTCTGCGACTGGCCTCGGCAGGTCGGACAGGTGTTCGTTCACCACGCGCCATCCCTCGGCCGTCCGCCGCCACAGTGTGGTCCACGTTCCCCCGATCACATGTGGCGTCCCGCGATCGGTCCAGTGCGGGACGTAGTAATTGGCCGTCAGAACCACGGCGTCCCGATTGATCACGTCGGTCTCGATGCGATCCCACTTCCAGGTCGGCGCCACCATGTACTGGCCGACGCCGTCCCAGAAGGCGTTCACCGACATTTGCAGGGAGTCGCGGCTCGTGGTCACGCGCCCCGCCGTCGCCGAGACCACCCGGCCAGACGAGGGGTAGATGGACATCAATCTCCGAACCACGTCGCCTCGTGAGAGGTCATACGCCGACTCCAGAGTGCCTCTTACCTCCTTCCCGATCGCGGTACGCTCCGCATCCGAAAGGGTTGCGGTCGAGCTGCAGGCGATGAGGCCGACGAGTGGGAGGCAACGGAGGAGCGCGCGCATGGGAGCGGGTTGTGCGGGTGGGTCGTGTCTACACTGAAGGTACCGCCCGGGTTGCCTGTCCCCATATGCGGACAGCCGTGTGTCGCCCTGAGGAGACAGACGGATACGGAACGAGGCGGCTGTCCCAGCAGGGGCCGCTTGGCCCGCATCCTGCAACTTATGAATGGCTGGGCAGGTACTCCTGAGCTATAGTTGGTGTACGGTTCACCGGGACGTCGGAGGCTTTATGCGCGCACGATTCGTGGTCGGCCTGCTGGTAGTTGGTGTGGGATGCGGTGGCGCGGGTGATTCCGACCTGTCGTCGGACCTCAAGGCAGACTTGGAAGCCACCAAGTCCACCTTCGAGCTCGCCAATCAGGCTGCAGGTGCCCAGCCAATGCGGTTCGTTTCCGAGCTCGAGCAGGGCAAGGCCTCGGAGCCTGTTGAGCGAACCCGGACCCCGCGCCGCGTGGCCAGCCAAACCACCGGCCCGACCCCCGAGGAGCAAACGTCCCCCGCGCCTGAAGTGCGCCAGGAAACCCAGGTCGCCGAGGCGCAGACCGTCGCCGAGCAGGCGCCGCAGCCTGTACCGGAGATTTCGAGCGTCCCCATGGTCGCGCCGCGACCGGCCTCGCTCCCCGTCGAGATTCCAACGGACGGCGGCGGGCGCGGGCTCGGCGCCGGGGGAATCGGAAATGGAGATGGCGGCGCCGGGATTGGCATCGGCGAGGTGATTGGCGTGGTCATCCGCGGTGGCGCCGTTGGACCCGATCATTGTCCACCGCGCGGGCGACGGCCACGCGGCCGCATCTTCCCGTAGTGACGAAGGGCCGCGATATCGCGGCCCTTCGTGGTATTAGCGAGGGGGGATGATCAGGCGCACCTGATCTCCCGGGCTGACCTGGATGTCGTTGGATACCGGCGTGCGGGTCCCACCGACTGGGTCTGCGAGAAACTGCAGCGACGACACTCCGAAAACGAACTGCGGTGGGATGCGCAGGGTTGTCGTGCTGTTCCCGTTCGCGATCCCCAAGCGAATGCGGGCGCCGCCGCGCAGCAGGTAGATCGTCATGTCGGCGAAGCCCTGATTCTCGATCCGGACGGTGGTGGTGGGCTGCACCGGGGCCGGAGCGCGGCTCCCGCGCCCGCCGCATCCGACGAGACCCACAGGCAGCGCGGTGGCCAGCACGAGGGCGAGTCGGGAGAGCGAAATCAGGCGCATGTGATCGGCGAGATAGTGAAGGGGCGAAAGTGCACGACGCAGTCCTCAAACACCAGCGACTTGGCAAGGTTCAGGCGCAAGGGCATCTTCCGGCCTCACGCTTCCCCCCGCCAACACATGCTGAAGAAGGACTATCCGGACCACCACGACGCCGACCTCGTGCTGAAGTTGTACGAGATGCGTCGAGAAGCCGTCATGCGGGCGTCACGCGCTTCCATCAACGCAGATTTCTGGCCGAAGAGCTGGGAGGATGTGCAAGCGGTGACCAAGCAGGACCATCCCCTCAATGCGGCATGGCGCCAGGTTGGCACCTACTGGGAGATGGTGTACGGAATGGCCAAACACGGCGTGGTCCATCCGGACTTCATGATGGAGAGCTGCGGGGAAGGGATCTTCCTGTTCGCGCGAATCGAGCCCTACCTCGCGCAGATCCGCGAGATCAACCCGTTCGCGTTCCGGAACGCGGAGTGGGTCGTGACGAACTCGGACCGCGGCAAGGCGCTCCTGGAGTTGTTCCGCAAGCGCGTCCAGACCATCCTGGCGGCGCGGTCCTGATGCCTCCAAGAAAAACCGTTGCCGATCCCCAGCCGTTTGTCGTGCGGCGATCGAAGATCCAGGGCCGGGGGGGCTGGGCCACGCGGGACATCAAGAAGGGCGAGTGGATCGTTGAGTACGTGGGCGAGAAGATCACGTGGGCCGAGTCCGATCGTCGCTACGATGACGAGAAGATGTCACGGCATCACACCTTTCTGTTCACGCTGGACAAGCGCTACGTGATCGACGCCGTCAACGAGGGGAACGACGCGCGGTTCATCAACCACTCGTGTGATCCGAATTGCGAGGCGGTCGTCACGAAGGGACACATCTACATCGCGGCGCTGCGCAACATCCGGAAGGACGAGGAGTTGTTTTACGACTACAGCTACGCGCGCGACAAGAACACCACCGAGGAAGACGAAAAGCTGTACGTCTGCAAGTGCGGGTCGGCGAAGTGCCGCGGGACGATCCTCGAGGCGCCAAAGAAGCGGAAGCGACGGAAGCATCACACGGCCGCGCGGCGCGGGCACACGGCAGGAAAAACGTCGGCCGGGAAGAAGGCGGGAAAGAAGACGCCGGGAAGGAAGAAGAAGGTGGGGAAGACCGCTGGCGCCGCCGGGACGCGGAACAAGCGGTCGTCAGCGGGCACCAAGGTGCGGCCGCGTCGATGATCGGCTTTCCGCAGGCCGTGCTGGCCGGGGCGGTCGACTATGCGGGGCTCTTTCCGCCGGCCGGCCTGTCGATGCCGGAGGTCGTGGCGAACTACGCCGTGTATCGCAGCGGGGCCGAGCGCTGGGCGCTTGGCCGACTGGTGGTTCCGGCCGCCCGGCTCGCCGAATGCCTGGAGTGGGCAGGGCCACACCTGCGTGATGGCGACCCGTGGCGCATCGCGGCGCTGGTTCCTGATTCTCCCGCGTTGAGTGCCCTCGGACCGTTCAACGCGGTGCACGGACATCGGATGCTGGTGGATGCGGCGGAAGTTCGCGTCGCGGGTCCGGCGGACGTCGACGCCCTCGCGGCGGTGGCCCATCCCGACCTGGCCGTGTTTGTGGAACTCGCGGTGGACGAACAGCTGCCGGCCTGCCTCTCCAGG
Coding sequences:
- a CDS encoding M55 family metallopeptidase; amino-acid sequence: MRLSLLALVPCLGLAALPAAAQAPRRLKVYISADMEGITGVVTNEQLGPTGFEYQRARQFMTDEVNAAILGARDAGATEILVSDSHGNGQNLLIEQLPVDVRIVRSWPRPLMMMEGIDSTFGAVLFIGYHSGTSNVAGVRAHTMSSATLTGVALNGTQAPEGGINAAIAGHFGVPVVMISGDDAAIDEVRKFTGPIEGAQVKRAISFHSAETMTPKAGQELIRARAKAGVERRASFRPYQLRGQVNADVSFKHYRAAEIVAYLPGIQRIDAHTIRFTGRDITEVSRFLEFLNTYSTDLTP
- a CDS encoding TerC family protein encodes the protein MAWLSDPSAWIGLLTLTVLEIVLGIDNIIFISILSGKLPKEDQPRARKLGLMGAFVTRLLLLLSIAWIVRLTRPLFSVGSIDFSGRAIILLLGGLFLIAKATYEIHDKLEGQTAEHTTGKVAQSLTAVVLQIMVVDIVFSLDSVITAVGMVKEVQIMVAANVIALGVMLRAAGPISAFVDDHPTVKILALAFLVLIGTNLVAEGLGQHIPKGYTYFAMAFSFAVEMVNLKLRDRAAQGAVELRDTPRL
- a CDS encoding SET domain-containing protein-lysine N-methyltransferase, with the protein product MPPRKTVADPQPFVVRRSKIQGRGGWATRDIKKGEWIVEYVGEKITWAESDRRYDDEKMSRHHTFLFTLDKRYVIDAVNEGNDARFINHSCDPNCEAVVTKGHIYIAALRNIRKDEELFYDYSYARDKNTTEEDEKLYVCKCGSAKCRGTILEAPKKRKRRKHHTAARRGHTAGKTSAGKKAGKKTPGRKKKVGKTAGAAGTRNKRSSAGTKVRPRR
- a CDS encoding DUF481 domain-containing protein — translated: MRRSTFLLLAAFTAAEAQDAPKPREFTSDLGFVSTTGNSEVTTFNLGEKLILRAGKWEHKQQFGAVNSAQDGKQTSNLLFANWRSDFSLSKNLAVFGFFGYDRNTFAGISRRFEQAAGLAAKLVTRDTDAWTFEAGLAMNQQRATDGTTLNFASLRSGTLWKHHFSKASYFTQGVEFLPSFKNSDDYRVNTETAFVAPISTHVSMKAGYVIRYDNLPETGRQSSDRIFTTGLQFNW
- a CDS encoding transporter; this encodes MTSSVNPMAAAGLAPDDATRDLGFGQVVAQESRRRLVNRDGTFNVVRHGLSALTSLSAYHWLVTMTWTRFVALLAASMLVWNGLFAALFIACGPGALVVPDGAGVDHRWLAAYFFSVQTFATIGYGQIAPAGVAPNVVVVVESFMSVVFITLVTGIVFARFSRPTARVKFSERAVVAPYHGGRAFMFRLVNVRRSQLFELQAKVSCAYWAEEGGRRSRRFASLELERPTVNFLPLSWTVVHPFDASSPFHGLSETEFRALEPEFLVLLSGVDETWEQVVHARSSYALSEVTWGARFADIYDRRDPGQLAIDVRQLSSLERVAL